Proteins from a single region of Nocardioides anomalus:
- a CDS encoding ABC transporter substrate-binding protein, translating into MRRNTVRSAALLGSLVLCLTAVACSGESATEQKSGGGGGGGDGKVTISHWQHQSDARAKLVEGFVDSYDDANIDFQSIPYESYFQKLGAALEAGNGPCVFQLPANILQEFYGRGELAPVPDSIMSAADIESAFTPASIRLLKIEGQYYALPTDVQTMMLFYNDDLFKEAGLDPTQDFATWDDLVEAAKKLTKTSGDKMTQAGMDLSASPYQLFYAAPTLAYPDGLVNDQTGDVQYDSEPGQQAWERITSLITEDHVDDPEFLAEQSKFGLGKAGMTFKEFTFDGVYKLTAPDVHFSVHPAPPVTDDAAAPVASTSWSYAVSADCDDKDAAWKWVAYLTSEDAQRKWIEGGGELPSRTALLTDESLQDDPNVAAGFAALAEAEPYDSNGWDDAYAVQQKIWDEIVLNGTDVATAVEQGADAERDLYRSKGLLE; encoded by the coding sequence ATGCGCCGGAACACCGTCAGGTCAGCAGCACTGCTCGGGAGCCTCGTCCTCTGTCTCACCGCGGTGGCGTGCTCCGGGGAGAGCGCCACCGAGCAGAAGAGCGGCGGTGGCGGCGGAGGCGGTGACGGCAAGGTCACCATCAGCCACTGGCAGCACCAGAGCGACGCGCGCGCCAAGCTCGTCGAGGGGTTCGTCGACAGCTACGACGACGCGAACATCGACTTCCAGTCGATCCCCTACGAGTCCTACTTCCAGAAGCTGGGCGCCGCTCTCGAGGCCGGCAACGGCCCGTGCGTCTTCCAGCTGCCCGCGAACATCCTGCAGGAGTTCTACGGGCGCGGTGAGCTGGCCCCTGTGCCGGACTCCATCATGTCCGCCGCGGACATCGAGTCGGCGTTCACGCCGGCCTCGATCCGACTGCTCAAGATCGAGGGTCAGTACTACGCGCTGCCCACCGACGTGCAGACGATGATGCTGTTCTACAACGACGACCTGTTCAAGGAGGCCGGGCTCGACCCGACCCAGGACTTCGCCACCTGGGACGACCTGGTCGAGGCGGCCAAGAAGCTGACCAAGACCTCTGGCGACAAGATGACCCAGGCCGGGATGGACCTCTCGGCGTCGCCGTACCAGCTGTTCTACGCCGCGCCGACCCTGGCCTACCCCGACGGCCTGGTCAACGACCAGACCGGCGACGTGCAGTACGACTCCGAGCCCGGCCAGCAGGCCTGGGAGCGGATCACCAGCCTGATCACCGAGGACCACGTGGACGACCCGGAGTTCCTCGCCGAGCAGAGCAAGTTCGGGCTCGGGAAGGCGGGGATGACGTTCAAGGAGTTCACCTTCGACGGCGTCTACAAGCTCACCGCCCCGGACGTGCATTTCAGCGTGCACCCCGCCCCGCCCGTGACCGACGACGCCGCGGCGCCGGTGGCCAGCACGTCGTGGTCCTACGCGGTCTCGGCGGACTGCGACGACAAGGACGCCGCCTGGAAGTGGGTCGCCTACCTCACCTCCGAGGACGCCCAGCGGAAGTGGATCGAGGGCGGTGGCGAGCTGCCGTCGCGCACCGCGCTGCTGACCGACGAGTCGCTCCAGGACGACCCGAACGTCGCCGCCGGCTTCGCCGCGCTGGCCGAGGCGGAGCCGTACGACTCGAACGGGTGGGACGACGCGTACGCCGTGCAGCAGAAGATCTGGGACGAGATCGTGCTCAACGGCACCGACGTCGCGACCGCCGTCGAGCAGGGCGCCGACGCGGAGCGGGACCTGTACCGCAGCAAGGGCCTGCTCGAGTGA
- a CDS encoding carbohydrate ABC transporter permease, whose product MRAATRTLDVTKYLLLLMGAVVMLTPLIWMVLASFKTLPEILTFPPTFLPDHVNLDNYRGVFETADFVRYFVNSVVIAAISVVSVLVTSSMAGYAFAKFTFPGRDVLFIVVLATLMIPFQVRVIPLYVLASDLHLLNTYAGMVLPTLVDAFGIFLMRQYMLSIPNELIESARVDGAGELRIFVQIVLPLAKPALSALTIFTLVMSWESFLWPLLVASSPDMYTLPLGLAQFAGRFLNRTDLQMAAATMTVLPLLIAFLFMQKRFIEGLATTGMK is encoded by the coding sequence ATGAGGGCCGCGACCCGGACGCTCGACGTCACCAAGTACCTGCTGCTCCTCATGGGCGCGGTGGTCATGCTGACCCCGCTCATCTGGATGGTGCTGGCGTCGTTCAAGACGCTGCCCGAGATCCTCACCTTCCCGCCCACGTTCCTGCCCGACCACGTCAACCTGGACAACTACCGAGGGGTCTTCGAGACCGCGGACTTCGTCCGCTACTTCGTCAACAGTGTGGTCATCGCGGCCATCAGCGTGGTGAGCGTGCTGGTGACCAGCTCGATGGCGGGTTACGCCTTCGCCAAGTTCACCTTCCCCGGCCGCGACGTCCTGTTCATCGTGGTGCTCGCGACCCTGATGATCCCGTTCCAGGTGCGGGTGATCCCGCTGTACGTCCTGGCCAGCGACCTGCACCTGCTGAACACCTACGCCGGGATGGTGCTGCCCACCCTGGTCGACGCCTTCGGCATCTTCTTGATGCGGCAGTACATGCTGTCGATCCCCAACGAGCTGATCGAGAGCGCCCGGGTCGACGGAGCCGGTGAGCTCCGGATCTTCGTGCAGATCGTGCTGCCGCTGGCGAAGCCGGCGCTCTCGGCCCTCACCATCTTCACGCTGGTGATGAGCTGGGAGTCGTTCCTGTGGCCGCTCCTGGTGGCCTCCTCGCCCGACATGTACACCCTGCCGCTGGGCCTGGCCCAGTTCGCCGGCCGCTTCCTCAACCGCACCGACCTGCAGATGGCGGCGGCCACGATGACCGTCCTGCCGCTGCTGATCGCCTTCCTGTTCATGCAGAAGCGGTTCATCGAGGGCCTGGCCACGACAGGCATGAAGTGA
- a CDS encoding SIS domain-containing protein, which translates to MSTVMLAEILEQPEALRRTLRRLEPLGDDLARLGTGRPQVLFAARGSSDNAATYGRYLTEVVAGRAAALVAPSVATAYRSPVRLEHALVVVLSQSGETAELVETLTWARGCGAATVAVTNVGDSSLARHADLVLVTEAGPEHAVPATKTFTTQLAAMAVLAGALAGAPLAGLEQVPGAVSDLLEHRTGVDAAIEGLLARPRTIVTGRGLGHAVAAELALKLEETCLRVVPGLSYADLRHGPIAVVDDQTTAVVVAPRDGPVLDGLTRLVPDLQARGAAVVAIGGDAALAGRADVAVAGPDLPEVLAPIGLVVAGQLVVEGLARRLGLDPDSPRGLRKVTQTELGVRR; encoded by the coding sequence GTGAGCACCGTGATGCTCGCCGAGATCCTGGAGCAGCCCGAAGCGCTCCGGCGCACCCTGCGCCGGCTGGAGCCTCTCGGAGACGACCTCGCCCGACTCGGCACCGGGAGGCCGCAGGTCCTCTTCGCCGCCCGCGGCTCCTCGGACAACGCCGCGACGTACGGCCGCTACCTGACCGAGGTGGTGGCCGGCCGGGCGGCGGCCCTCGTGGCGCCGAGCGTGGCCACGGCCTACCGGAGCCCGGTGCGGCTCGAGCACGCCCTGGTGGTCGTCCTCTCGCAGTCGGGCGAGACCGCCGAGCTGGTCGAGACCCTGACGTGGGCGCGAGGCTGCGGCGCCGCCACGGTGGCGGTGACGAACGTCGGCGACAGCAGCCTGGCGCGCCACGCCGACCTGGTGCTGGTCACCGAGGCGGGACCGGAGCACGCGGTGCCGGCCACCAAGACCTTCACCACCCAGCTCGCCGCCATGGCGGTGCTGGCCGGTGCCCTGGCGGGCGCGCCCCTGGCCGGGCTCGAACAGGTCCCCGGTGCCGTCTCCGACCTGCTCGAGCACCGCACAGGCGTCGACGCGGCGATCGAGGGGCTGCTCGCCCGTCCTCGCACGATCGTCACGGGTCGCGGGCTCGGCCACGCGGTCGCGGCCGAGCTCGCCCTCAAGCTGGAGGAGACGTGCCTGCGGGTGGTCCCGGGGCTGTCGTACGCCGACCTGCGCCACGGCCCCATCGCGGTCGTCGACGACCAGACCACCGCGGTGGTGGTCGCTCCCCGGGACGGGCCGGTCCTCGACGGACTCACGCGCCTGGTGCCGGACCTGCAGGCGCGCGGCGCAGCGGTCGTGGCGATCGGCGGCGACGCGGCCCTCGCCGGCCGCGCCGACGTCGCCGTCGCCGGCCCGGACCTCCCGGAGGTCCTTGCGCCGATCGGTCTGGTGGTCGCCGGTCAGCTCGTCGTCGAGGGGCTCGCCCGTCGCCTCGGGCTGGACCCGGACAGCCCGAGGGGGCTGCGCAAGGTGACCCAGACCGAGCTGGGGGTGCGCCGGTGA
- a CDS encoding IclR family transcriptional regulator, whose amino-acid sequence MGESEDDVVVSDDGRRLRPVKSLLRALDVLTALARSERPLTLGEIVEQTDFSRTAAYNVLATYELRGLVRRDDQGRYELGWGLFELGERARSRSDLTDVARPVVEDLAESTGETVLLGVLDQGSVIYVEKAESRRSIRMVEAPGRRLPLHESATGLVLLAHAGTTLRDRYLEQQDSRSGLTQRVATILATGVAVSVQDLDPDLSSASVPVHGPDDHVLAALTVAGPASRLTRERVEEFLPALVASAASISKAVGGRTHP is encoded by the coding sequence GTGGGCGAGTCCGAGGACGACGTGGTCGTGAGCGACGACGGCCGTCGGCTGCGGCCGGTGAAGTCCCTCCTCCGCGCCCTCGACGTCCTCACCGCCCTGGCCCGCAGCGAGCGACCGCTCACGCTCGGCGAGATCGTCGAGCAGACCGACTTCTCGCGCACGGCGGCGTACAACGTCCTCGCGACCTACGAGCTGCGCGGCCTGGTGCGCCGCGACGACCAGGGCCGCTACGAGCTCGGCTGGGGCCTCTTCGAGCTCGGCGAGCGGGCCCGCTCGCGCTCCGACCTCACCGACGTCGCGCGGCCGGTCGTGGAGGACCTCGCCGAGAGCACCGGCGAGACCGTGCTGCTGGGGGTGCTCGACCAGGGCTCGGTGATCTACGTCGAGAAGGCCGAGAGCCGGCGCTCGATCCGCATGGTCGAGGCGCCGGGCCGGCGACTGCCCCTGCACGAGTCCGCGACGGGGCTGGTGCTGCTCGCCCACGCCGGCACGACGCTGCGGGACCGCTACCTCGAGCAGCAGGACTCCCGGTCCGGGCTGACGCAGCGCGTCGCCACCATCCTGGCGACGGGAGTCGCCGTCTCCGTCCAGGACCTCGACCCCGACCTGTCGAGCGCCTCGGTCCCGGTGCACGGACCGGACGACCACGTGCTGGCCGCGCTGACCGTCGCCGGCCCGGCCAGCAGGCTCACCCGGGAGCGGGTGGAGGAGTTCCTGCCCGCCCTGGTGGCCTCGGCGGCCTCGATCAGCAAGGCCGTGGGCGGCCGGACCCACCCTTGA
- a CDS encoding carbohydrate ABC transporter permease: MTSQVLRRGRGPGSSGALRRQQTRWALVFLSPALVLFGLTVFYPMARALQYSLYKWPLGAPKTFVGLDNYRRLLLDDGDFHKSVQVTLYFTLLSVLPTLLLALFAAVLLNDARLRFRGLFRTVYFVPVVTSLVAVGYVWRALLEPSFGLVNTALGWVGISGPGWLASPDWALQGIALMTIWRDLGFYMVIFLAGLQAIPKEVVDAARIDGASAWRRFWHVTFPLLNPSIVLAAVIGVINGLQLFTQTYVMTGSAQQLPGGPLSSTRSVVIYVVEQTFRPLEMGYGSAAAFLLFVMIMVVTLVQFRIIQRKFEY; this comes from the coding sequence GTGACCTCTCAGGTCCTGCGACGAGGGCGGGGGCCCGGGTCGAGCGGGGCGCTGCGCCGTCAACAGACGCGCTGGGCACTCGTCTTCCTGAGCCCTGCCCTCGTCCTCTTCGGGCTCACCGTCTTCTACCCGATGGCCCGGGCCCTGCAGTACAGCCTCTACAAGTGGCCGCTCGGTGCGCCGAAGACCTTCGTCGGGCTGGACAACTACCGCCGGCTGCTCCTCGACGACGGCGACTTCCACAAGTCGGTGCAGGTCACCTTGTACTTCACGCTGCTCAGCGTGCTGCCGACGCTGCTGCTCGCGCTGTTCGCCGCGGTGCTGCTGAACGACGCGAGGTTGCGGTTCCGCGGCCTGTTCCGCACCGTCTACTTCGTCCCGGTGGTCACCTCCCTGGTGGCGGTCGGGTACGTGTGGCGGGCGCTGCTCGAACCGTCGTTCGGCCTGGTCAACACCGCGCTCGGCTGGGTGGGCATCAGCGGTCCGGGGTGGCTCGCCTCGCCCGACTGGGCCCTGCAGGGCATCGCGCTGATGACGATCTGGCGTGACCTGGGCTTCTACATGGTGATCTTCCTGGCCGGACTGCAGGCGATCCCCAAGGAGGTCGTGGACGCGGCCCGCATCGACGGCGCCAGTGCGTGGCGCCGCTTCTGGCACGTCACCTTCCCGCTGCTGAACCCGAGCATCGTGCTGGCCGCGGTCATCGGCGTCATCAACGGGCTGCAGCTGTTCACCCAGACCTACGTGATGACGGGTTCGGCCCAGCAGCTGCCCGGCGGGCCGCTTAGCAGCACCCGCTCGGTGGTCATCTACGTGGTGGAGCAGACGTTCCGGCCGCTGGAGATGGGCTACGGCTCGGCCGCGGCGTTCCTGCTCTTCGTGATGATCATGGTCGTCACGCTCGTGCAGTTCCGGATCATCCAGCGGAAGTTCGAGTACTGA
- a CDS encoding Gfo/Idh/MocA family protein, with amino-acid sequence MSDVLEVGLVGAGYIAHSHARAYAADRRAHLAYVVEPVAEKADALARTSGAQVLGSLDELLASDVEVISVCTPSPTHADLVVAALGAGKHVLCEKPVARTLADADRIVAAGRTGPGLLMIGHVSRFEPDHRAAYDAVRDGRIGEVRMMAQSLVGERPTWSEDDWLRDPDRSGGPLVDLAIHSFDYLTWVSGARPVRVHAVGSAGADGVVDYAVATVRYDTGALAVVETSWAHPAGHGLELTTELTGSDGRITWDYDSTAVGSVKLAGAAPRTISQLGNRGFVAEVAAFLDAVEDGGPSPVQAEDGRLALEVALAAVESLRTRRVVHLSDRSEETA; translated from the coding sequence GTGAGCGACGTGCTGGAGGTCGGGCTCGTCGGGGCGGGCTACATCGCGCACTCCCACGCCCGCGCGTACGCCGCCGACCGCCGCGCGCACCTCGCCTACGTCGTCGAGCCGGTGGCGGAGAAGGCGGACGCGCTGGCGCGGACCTCCGGCGCGCAGGTGCTGGGGAGCCTGGACGAGCTCCTCGCCTCCGACGTCGAGGTCATCAGCGTCTGCACTCCCTCCCCCACCCACGCGGACCTGGTGGTCGCCGCGCTCGGGGCCGGCAAGCACGTGCTCTGCGAGAAGCCCGTCGCGCGCACGCTGGCCGACGCCGACCGCATCGTGGCCGCGGGCCGGACGGGTCCCGGGTTGCTGATGATCGGCCACGTCTCGCGCTTCGAGCCCGACCACCGCGCGGCGTACGACGCCGTCCGGGACGGTCGGATCGGCGAGGTCCGCATGATGGCGCAGTCCCTGGTGGGCGAGCGCCCGACGTGGAGCGAGGACGACTGGCTGCGCGACCCCGACCGGTCCGGGGGGCCGCTGGTGGACCTCGCGATCCACTCCTTCGACTACCTGACCTGGGTCAGTGGGGCCCGACCGGTCAGGGTCCACGCGGTGGGGTCCGCCGGCGCGGACGGTGTCGTCGACTACGCCGTCGCGACGGTGCGCTACGACACGGGGGCCCTGGCGGTGGTCGAGACGAGCTGGGCGCACCCGGCGGGGCACGGGCTGGAGCTGACGACCGAGCTGACGGGCAGCGACGGGCGCATCACCTGGGACTACGACAGCACGGCGGTCGGCAGCGTCAAGCTCGCGGGCGCCGCGCCCCGCACGATCAGCCAGCTGGGGAACCGCGGGTTCGTCGCCGAGGTCGCCGCCTTCCTCGACGCCGTCGAGGACGGCGGTCCGAGTCCGGTCCAGGCGGAGGACGGGCGGCTCGCCCTCGAGGTCGCCCTGGCCGCGGTCGAGTCGCTGCGGACCCGCCGCGTCGTCCACCTGTCCGACCGGAGCGAGGAGACCGCATGA
- a CDS encoding Gfo/Idh/MocA family protein: MIDVVLLGVEHGPHARSYAAALGRSRDGRLVGVHDRDPELGGALAEELGVAFEADADALLDRTHPAAAVVCSATDRHRELVELAARRGVHVLSEKPLATTVADAEAAVDACREHGVQLHTAFVSRFYPALLEARALVARGELGRLRGMVGSNRGRPPLPPRYPSWITDPVAAGGGALIDHSVHVVDAMRFVSGLEPRDVLAETATLFTDLEVEDSALVSVLFEDDVPASVDPSWSVTPTNVWDYDFQLRVLGTDGSLTITTGREALQVSGTDRGRTHALAPFEPDIDQAMVEAFLSSIGQGRVLDPCATGEDGLRAVEVACAAYASVATQAFVSTAADRRD, from the coding sequence ATGATCGACGTGGTGCTGCTCGGGGTCGAGCACGGACCCCACGCGCGGTCCTACGCCGCCGCCCTCGGCCGGAGCCGCGACGGGCGGCTGGTCGGCGTGCACGACCGCGACCCGGAGCTGGGTGGCGCGCTGGCCGAGGAGCTCGGGGTGGCGTTCGAGGCGGACGCCGACGCGCTGCTCGACCGGACCCACCCCGCGGCCGCCGTCGTCTGCAGCGCGACCGACCGGCACCGGGAGCTCGTCGAGCTGGCCGCCCGACGGGGCGTGCACGTGCTGAGCGAGAAGCCCCTGGCGACCACGGTGGCCGACGCCGAGGCCGCGGTGGACGCCTGCCGCGAGCACGGGGTCCAGCTGCACACGGCGTTCGTGTCGAGGTTCTACCCGGCCCTGCTCGAGGCCCGCGCGCTGGTGGCGCGCGGGGAGCTCGGACGGCTGCGCGGCATGGTGGGGAGCAACCGCGGCCGGCCGCCGCTGCCACCGCGCTACCCCTCCTGGATCACCGACCCCGTCGCTGCGGGCGGAGGAGCGCTCATCGACCACTCGGTGCACGTCGTCGACGCCATGCGGTTCGTGTCGGGGCTCGAGCCCCGGGACGTGCTGGCCGAGACCGCCACGCTGTTCACCGACCTCGAGGTCGAGGACAGCGCCCTGGTGTCCGTCCTGTTCGAGGACGACGTGCCGGCGAGCGTCGACCCCAGCTGGTCGGTGACGCCGACGAACGTGTGGGACTACGACTTCCAGCTGCGCGTGCTCGGCACGGACGGCTCGCTCACCATCACCACCGGGCGCGAGGCGCTCCAGGTGTCCGGGACCGACCGCGGACGCACCCACGCGCTCGCGCCGTTCGAGCCCGACATCGACCAGGCCATGGTCGAGGCGTTCCTGAGCTCCATCGGCCAGGGCCGGGTCCTCGACCCGTGTGCCACCGGCGAGGACGGCCTGCGCGCGGTCGAGGTCGCGTGCGCGGCGTACGCCTCGGTGGCCACGCAGGCGTTCGTCAGCACCGCTGCGGACCGACGTGACTGA
- the nagA gene encoding N-acetylglucosamine-6-phosphate deacetylase has translation MLDASAATVVPGLIDVHTHGGAGVQVIDGADADLDRLASFYAAHGVTGFLATIGGSREHILAGLAAVRAHLAGPPARGARCLGVHLEGPFISPDALGAFLPESAVPADAGFLTEVLEAAGGHLRLITLAPELDGADDVVALALRHGVVCSIGHTVATAAEMDRAVGTGFRSVSHLFNGMVSFHHREPGVVGAALADPRLVCEVIADGVHVHPLAVALAARAKGVENLVLISDSISATGLPDGEYELEEQHVTVAGDEVRLADGTLAGSTLTLDRAVANLARWADLPWTQAVRSATDVPARLLGLSAERGAISVGRDADLAAFDADHRLLWTMVGGVLHEAGAT, from the coding sequence GTGCTCGACGCCTCCGCGGCGACCGTGGTCCCGGGGCTGATCGACGTCCACACGCACGGTGGCGCCGGGGTGCAGGTGATCGACGGCGCGGACGCCGACCTCGACCGGCTCGCGTCGTTCTACGCCGCCCACGGCGTCACCGGCTTCCTCGCCACGATCGGGGGCAGCCGGGAGCACATCCTCGCCGGTCTCGCGGCCGTGCGCGCCCACCTCGCCGGCCCGCCGGCGCGGGGGGCGCGCTGCCTCGGCGTGCACCTGGAGGGTCCGTTCATCAGCCCGGACGCCCTCGGGGCGTTCCTGCCGGAGTCCGCGGTGCCGGCCGACGCCGGGTTCCTCACCGAGGTGCTCGAGGCAGCCGGCGGACACCTGCGGCTGATCACCCTGGCCCCCGAGCTCGACGGCGCCGACGACGTCGTCGCCCTCGCCCTGCGGCACGGCGTGGTCTGCTCGATCGGCCACACCGTGGCCACCGCCGCCGAGATGGACCGGGCCGTCGGCACCGGCTTCCGCAGCGTCAGCCACCTCTTCAACGGCATGGTCTCGTTCCACCACCGGGAGCCGGGGGTGGTGGGCGCCGCGCTCGCGGACCCGCGGCTGGTGTGCGAGGTCATCGCCGACGGCGTGCACGTGCACCCGCTCGCCGTCGCCCTCGCGGCGCGGGCGAAGGGGGTGGAGAACCTCGTGCTCATCAGTGACTCGATCTCCGCGACCGGCCTGCCGGACGGCGAGTACGAGCTCGAGGAGCAGCACGTGACGGTCGCGGGCGACGAGGTGCGGCTGGCCGACGGCACCCTCGCGGGCAGCACCCTGACGCTCGACCGTGCGGTGGCGAACCTGGCCCGGTGGGCGGACCTGCCGTGGACGCAGGCCGTCCGCTCGGCCACCGACGTGCCCGCGCGGCTGCTCGGCCTGTCGGCCGAGCGTGGCGCGATCTCCGTCGGCCGCGACGCCGACCTCGCTGCCTTCGACGCCGACCACCGGCTGCTGTGGACGATGGTCGGCGGCGTCCTGCACGAGGCCGGCGCGACGTGA
- a CDS encoding NAD(P)H-binding protein has protein sequence MRTLVTGATGYIGSRLIPELLADGHEVSAGGRSVERLGEFAWAADVDKVELDVGDEQSIARAVRDVDAVVYLIHSMDGEDFVERDRKAAQDVSTACAAAGVQRIVYLSGLIPPEPPGDLSDHLASRLQVEQVFLEGPTPATVLRAAMVIGAGSTSFELMRRMSERVPIVPIPSWMRRDLQPVAVEDVTAVIAAALRGTPRNQHFDLAGDEVLSYRELLRLFADVAGLHRPQFVVPWVPERVVSEIVALVAGMPRPTVNALVESLSHDLVVTQDSAQQLVPDHHFTPMREAIERSLQGLSDATTTHGDVQGEAVSDEL, from the coding sequence GTGCGCACACTCGTGACCGGGGCGACCGGCTACATCGGATCCAGGCTGATCCCGGAGCTGCTGGCGGACGGTCACGAGGTGAGTGCCGGTGGCCGGAGCGTCGAGCGACTGGGCGAGTTCGCCTGGGCCGCGGACGTCGACAAGGTCGAGCTCGACGTGGGCGACGAGCAGTCCATCGCCCGGGCCGTCCGCGACGTCGACGCGGTGGTCTACCTCATCCACTCCATGGACGGCGAGGACTTCGTGGAGCGGGACCGGAAGGCCGCTCAGGACGTGTCCACCGCCTGCGCCGCCGCGGGGGTCCAGCGGATCGTCTACCTGTCCGGCCTCATCCCGCCCGAGCCGCCGGGCGACCTCTCGGACCACCTCGCCTCGCGCCTGCAGGTCGAGCAGGTGTTCCTCGAGGGGCCGACCCCAGCCACGGTGCTCCGAGCGGCGATGGTCATCGGCGCCGGCTCCACCTCCTTCGAGCTGATGCGGCGCATGAGCGAGCGCGTGCCGATCGTCCCGATCCCGTCCTGGATGCGGCGAGACCTGCAGCCGGTGGCGGTCGAGGACGTCACCGCGGTCATCGCGGCGGCGCTCAGGGGTACACCGCGCAACCAGCACTTCGACCTGGCGGGGGACGAGGTCCTCAGCTACCGCGAGCTGCTCAGGCTCTTCGCCGACGTCGCCGGCCTGCACCGCCCGCAGTTCGTCGTGCCGTGGGTGCCCGAGCGCGTGGTGAGCGAGATCGTGGCCCTGGTCGCCGGCATGCCCCGCCCCACGGTCAACGCGCTGGTCGAGAGCCTGTCGCACGATCTCGTCGTGACCCAGGACTCGGCCCAGCAGCTGGTCCCCGACCACCACTTCACACCGATGCGCGAAGCGATCGAGAGGTCGCTCCAGGGGCTGTCGGACGCGACGACGACCCACGGAGACGTCCAGGGCGAGGCCGTCAGCGACGAGCTGTGA
- a CDS encoding ANTAR domain-containing protein translates to MSTRFNRSGPSAAPTRASVDELENEIRHLKSALTGRAVIDQAKGVLMRHFGVDAETAFQVLVRWSSHTNHRVSALALEVNGAASQGADAVAVLVRDVHRRRGEDHQVSGP, encoded by the coding sequence ATGTCCACACGCTTCAACCGGTCGGGACCGTCCGCTGCGCCCACTCGTGCCAGCGTCGATGAACTCGAGAACGAGATCCGTCATCTCAAGAGTGCCCTCACCGGCCGCGCCGTCATCGACCAGGCCAAGGGCGTGCTGATGCGCCATTTCGGGGTCGACGCCGAGACGGCGTTCCAGGTGCTCGTCCGCTGGTCCTCCCACACCAATCACAGGGTCTCCGCCCTGGCGTTGGAGGTCAACGGCGCCGCGTCTCAGGGCGCCGACGCGGTCGCCGTCCTGGTCCGCGACGTGCACCGCCGCAGAGGAGAGGACCACCAGGTGTCCGGCCCCTGA
- a CDS encoding ROK family protein, protein MSEAGVRSGGIGIDVGGSKIAGVVIDASGSVVARKRMPTPPEGGAAVVAACVEVASELLGVARSGGLAVGPLVIGMPGTIDSVRGLVRDSPVLSMVDCEVVSEVQSAVGHPTTVIHDVKAAAFGELMAGAGIGQADVAYLNLGTGVSMSFVFDWQVHGGVSGLAGEIGHVPAVPDGELCNCGRRGCLETVASGPAIARAAGITTGGVEAVAAAAAAGDERATRAIQDAAGHLGRVLADYLTVLDLHLLMVGGGVSEVGPLLLDRLQAVMDERLADVANSVRVVPAALGAESGVLGAAHRSRLLRDDRRASRW, encoded by the coding sequence ATGTCGGAGGCTGGAGTGCGCTCCGGAGGCATCGGCATCGACGTGGGCGGTTCGAAGATCGCCGGTGTGGTGATCGACGCGTCGGGGTCGGTGGTGGCCAGGAAGCGGATGCCCACACCGCCCGAGGGCGGGGCGGCTGTCGTCGCGGCCTGCGTCGAGGTGGCCTCCGAGCTCCTCGGGGTGGCCCGGTCCGGCGGCCTGGCCGTGGGACCGCTCGTGATCGGCATGCCGGGCACCATCGACTCGGTGCGCGGGCTGGTCCGCGACTCCCCCGTCCTCAGCATGGTCGACTGCGAGGTCGTGTCGGAGGTGCAGAGCGCGGTGGGGCACCCGACGACGGTGATCCACGACGTCAAGGCCGCCGCCTTCGGCGAGCTGATGGCCGGGGCCGGCATCGGTCAGGCCGACGTGGCCTACCTCAACCTCGGCACGGGGGTCTCGATGTCCTTCGTGTTCGACTGGCAGGTCCACGGCGGCGTGAGCGGACTGGCCGGTGAGATCGGCCACGTGCCGGCGGTTCCGGACGGGGAGCTCTGCAACTGCGGTCGCCGGGGGTGCCTCGAGACCGTGGCGTCCGGGCCGGCCATCGCCCGGGCGGCCGGCATCACGACCGGTGGCGTGGAGGCGGTCGCGGCCGCCGCCGCGGCCGGCGACGAGCGAGCCACCCGCGCGATCCAGGACGCCGCCGGGCACCTGGGCCGGGTCCTGGCCGACTACCTCACGGTGCTGGACCTGCACCTGCTCATGGTCGGCGGCGGCGTCTCCGAGGTCGGCCCGCTGCTCCTGGACCGTCTGCAGGCGGTGATGGACGAGCGGTTGGCCGACGTGGCCAACTCGGTGCGGGTGGTCCCGGCCGCGCTCGGAGCCGAGTCCGGCGTGCTCGGTGCGGCACACCGCTCCCGGCTGCTCCGCGACGACCGTCGGGCCAGCCGGTGGTGA